In Conger conger chromosome 12, fConCon1.1, whole genome shotgun sequence, one DNA window encodes the following:
- the oaz1b gene encoding LOW QUALITY PROTEIN: ornithine decarboxylase antizyme 1b (The sequence of the model RefSeq protein was modified relative to this genomic sequence to represent the inferred CDS: deleted 1 base in 1 codon), translated as MVKSNLQRILNSHCFAREKEGKQQYHTTMAALSSSICDMIGNLSLHCSSTRGPGPLWCSDAPLPPLKIPGGRGNGQRDHTPSARPLYSDRKLTVTEEPAGSGRPRILHFQSQPTASRVILWDAVLSDNNLYVEVPRDTLPEGSKESFAALLEYAEEHLKVVSVFVCFYKNREDRAKLLRTFSFLGFEIVKPGHALVPPRPDVFFMAYNFDRDSSDED; from the exons ATGGTAAAATCCAACCTCCAGCGAATCCTGAATAGTCATTGCTTTGCTCGcgaaaaagaaggaaaacaacAGTATCATACAACCATGGCTGCTTTAAGTAGTAGTATTTGTGACATGATTGGCAA CCTGTCTCTGCACTGTAGCAGTACCCGCGGTCCGGGGCCTCTGTGGTGCTCC GAtgcccctctcccacccctgaAGATCCCAGGTGGGCGAGGGAATGGTCAACGGGATCACACTCCTTCAGCTCGGCCCCTGTACTCT GACAGGAAGCTCACTGTGACCGAGGAGCCGGCGGGGAGTGGACGTCCCAGGATCCTTCACTTCCAGAGTCAGCCTACTGCGTCCCGGGTCATCCTCTGGGACGCGGTGCTGAGCGACAACAACCTGTACGTGGAGGTCCCCAGGGATACCCTCCCTGAGGGCAGCAAGGAGAG CTTTGCAGCCCTCCTGGAGTACGCTGAAGAACATCTGAAAgttgtcagtgtgtttgtgtgcttttacAAGAACAGAGAAGACCGAG CTAAATTGCTGCGTACCTTCAGTTTTCTGGGCTTTGAGATTGTGAAACCAGGCCACGCCCTTGTCCCACCTCGACCCGATGTTTTCTTCATGGCCTACAACTTTGACAGGGATTCCTCCGATGAAGATTAG